The region TCAGAATTTGTCCCTGCATGGCAGATACCTTTCCACTGGCCAAAAAGAGGCTGACTTCTCCCACTTCCTCTGGTTCAATCCAGCGCTTGATTGGTGTTTCGCTCGCCACCCAGTCTGCTAATCCACCTGGTTCAAAGTCGGCAGCGGTCATAGCTGTCTTGACTGCTCCTGGAGCGATACCAAAGACCTGAATCCCAGCTTCAGCATAATCTAGAGCCAACTGTTTGGTAAATCCAGCCAAGGCGTGCTTCGAAGAAGTATAGGCATGTCCACCTCCACCTGCTAGGCTAGAAGCAATGGAGCACATATTGATAATAATCCCTTTTTTATTCTCCAACATTTGAGTCAAATAATACCGAGTCAACTCAACAGGAGTCACGTAGTTGATTTCAAAAATCTCATGAATTTCCTGCGCTGTCTGTTCCAAAAGTGGTTTGTAATCATCCAAAACTCCAGCAGTATTGCACAAAACATCAACCTGAGGACACCAATCAAAAATAGGCTCCAAGTTCAAGGTCAAATCTCTCTGTAGAAAGTGGAAATCACCCTGTAAGAGTGGATTTTCACCTTGGTCAACTCCATAAACTTGAAAGCCATTCTCTAAAAAGAGTCGAGCTTGAGCCAGACCGATCCCTGAACTCACTCCCGTAATCAATACACATCTAGTCATGCACTTCTACCCAATCCGTCGCCAAAACATCACAAGGTGTCGGACTCCAC is a window of Streptococcus mitis DNA encoding:
- a CDS encoding 3-oxoacyl-ACP reductase, with product MTRCVLITGVSSGIGLAQARLFLENGFQVYGVDQGENPLLQGDFHFLQRDLTLNLEPIFDWCPQVDVLCNTAGVLDDYKPLLEQTAQEIHEIFEINYVTPVELTRYYLTQMLENKKGIIINMCSIASSLAGGGGHAYTSSKHALAGFTKQLALDYAEAGIQVFGIAPGAVKTAMTAADFEPGGLADWVASETPIKRWIEPEEVGEVSLFLASGKVSAMQGQILTIDGGWSLK